The Gordonia sp. KTR9 genome contains a region encoding:
- a CDS encoding acetyltransferase — MTDLDLATTRRDIADALLTALERRHEVLDAIVDAENHDEAVTAIVGLLGKSRLGAEAILDMKLDQLTKDDRRKNQAELDDLNSALTFTLAERPASSGDTLDLRPFDPSADAELFSARTNEIGTAGDGSGAPAGDVAAEISAATARVDAEEAVWLVAVEGDSKVGFVFGELKDGEIDLRIWIHPQFRKAGYGTAALRKSRSEMAAYFPGVPMVVRAPGA, encoded by the coding sequence ATGACTGACCTCGACCTCGCCACCACCCGTCGCGACATCGCCGACGCCCTGCTGACCGCCCTCGAACGTCGGCACGAGGTCCTCGATGCCATCGTCGACGCCGAGAATCACGACGAGGCCGTGACCGCGATCGTGGGGCTGCTCGGGAAGTCCCGGCTCGGTGCCGAGGCCATCCTGGACATGAAGCTCGATCAGCTCACCAAAGACGACCGTCGAAAGAACCAGGCCGAACTCGACGACCTCAACAGCGCGCTCACCTTCACGCTGGCCGAACGGCCGGCGAGCAGCGGTGACACCCTCGACCTCCGTCCGTTCGACCCGTCCGCCGACGCGGAGCTGTTCTCGGCACGCACCAACGAGATCGGCACCGCCGGAGACGGTTCCGGCGCTCCCGCCGGAGATGTCGCGGCCGAGATCAGCGCGGCCACCGCCCGGGTCGACGCCGAGGAGGCCGTCTGGCTGGTCGCCGTCGAGGGCGACTCGAAGGTCGGCTTCGTCTTCGGCGAACTGAAGGACGGCGAGATCGACCTGCGCATCTGGATTCATCCGCAGTTCCGCAAGGCCGGGTATGGCACCGCCGCCCTGCGCAAATCCCGTTCGGAGATGGCGGCCTACTTCCCCGGCGTACCGATGGTCGTCCGCGCGCCGGGCGCCTGA
- a CDS encoding SDR family oxidoreductase → MNEGRVVIVTGAGQGIGRAHALAFAADGAKVVVNDYAEDPATEVVDEIVAAGGHAVASVGDVADWDSGAAMVETALSEFGRLDVLVNNAGFVRDRMLVSLSEEEWDAVVRVHLKGHFVGLRHAAAHWRAQAKAGDVPQARIINTSSGAGLYGSVGQGNYVAAKAGIAALTIQAAAELGSYGVTVNAIAPAARTQMTMGAGEAMAAQMAAPADGSFDTMDPANVSPLVVWLGSPEAGSVSGRVFEVEGGKISVTDGWQRSIERDKGSRWEAAELGPVIEEILAKAPDPMPVYGAR, encoded by the coding sequence ATGAATGAGGGTCGTGTCGTCATCGTGACCGGTGCCGGCCAGGGCATCGGCCGTGCCCATGCCCTCGCGTTCGCCGCCGACGGCGCGAAGGTCGTGGTCAACGACTACGCCGAGGATCCGGCGACCGAGGTGGTCGACGAGATCGTGGCCGCGGGCGGGCACGCTGTCGCGTCGGTGGGTGATGTCGCGGACTGGGACTCGGGTGCGGCCATGGTCGAGACCGCTCTCTCGGAGTTCGGCCGCCTCGACGTCCTGGTCAACAACGCGGGTTTCGTGCGCGACCGGATGCTGGTCTCGCTGTCGGAGGAGGAATGGGATGCGGTCGTCCGCGTGCATCTCAAGGGACACTTCGTCGGCCTGCGCCATGCGGCGGCGCACTGGCGTGCCCAGGCCAAGGCCGGCGACGTCCCGCAGGCACGCATCATCAACACGAGTTCCGGTGCGGGCCTCTACGGTTCGGTGGGTCAGGGGAACTACGTCGCGGCCAAGGCCGGGATCGCGGCCCTGACGATCCAGGCGGCGGCGGAGCTGGGGTCGTATGGTGTCACCGTGAATGCGATCGCCCCGGCCGCTCGCACCCAGATGACGATGGGTGCCGGTGAGGCGATGGCCGCTCAGATGGCCGCGCCCGCCGACGGTTCCTTCGACACGATGGATCCCGCGAATGTGTCGCCACTCGTGGTCTGGCTGGGTTCGCCCGAAGCGGGTTCGGTGAGCGGCCGGGTGTTCGAGGTCGAGGGCGGCAAGATCTCGGTCACCGACGGCTGGCAGCGAAGCATCGAGCGGGACAAGGGGTCTCGCTGGGAAGCTGCCGAGCTCGGCCCGGTGATCGAGGAGATCCTGGCGAAGGCGCCGGATCCGATGCCGGTCTACGGCGCGCGATGA
- a CDS encoding SDR family oxidoreductase — MQTQSQVELGLVGKVVLVTGGGRGVGAGITRVLGSLGARPVICGRNADNLADDLRDVDFVSCDVRDADAVEAMVDEVIRRAGRLDGVVNNAGGSPFALAADASVRFASKIVDLNLLAPLAVARAANAVMQTQPDGGAIVNISSVSGHRASPGTSAYGAAKAGLDNLMSSLAVEWAPRVRVNSVVAGPVVTEQSHLHYGDDAGVAAVGETIPMGRMATPVDVGNAVAFLLSPLACYISGSTLTVHGGGEKPAFLDAATAGNAV; from the coding sequence ATGCAGACGCAGTCACAGGTCGAGCTGGGCCTGGTCGGAAAGGTCGTGCTGGTCACCGGCGGGGGTCGCGGGGTGGGTGCGGGGATCACCCGTGTCCTGGGCTCGCTCGGCGCCCGACCGGTGATCTGTGGCCGCAACGCCGACAACCTCGCCGACGACCTCCGCGACGTCGACTTCGTGTCCTGCGACGTTCGCGACGCGGATGCGGTCGAGGCGATGGTGGACGAGGTCATCCGGCGCGCCGGACGTCTCGATGGTGTCGTGAACAATGCCGGCGGCTCACCCTTCGCGCTGGCCGCCGACGCATCGGTTCGATTCGCGAGCAAGATCGTCGACCTCAACCTGCTGGCCCCGCTGGCAGTGGCCCGCGCGGCCAACGCCGTGATGCAGACGCAGCCCGACGGCGGTGCCATCGTGAACATCTCGAGTGTCAGTGGCCACCGAGCGTCACCCGGGACATCGGCCTACGGGGCGGCGAAGGCCGGACTCGACAATCTGATGAGTTCACTCGCCGTCGAGTGGGCGCCACGGGTGCGGGTGAACTCGGTCGTGGCCGGCCCGGTCGTCACCGAGCAGTCGCATCTGCACTACGGGGATGACGCCGGAGTCGCGGCGGTCGGCGAGACCATCCCGATGGGCCGCATGGCCACGCCCGTCGATGTCGGCAACGCGGTGGCGTTCCTGTTGTCGCCGCTCGCCTGCTACATCAGCGGATCGACGCTGACCGTGCACGGGGGTGGCGAGAAACCGGCATTCCTCGACGCCGCGACCGCCGGCAATGCAGTCTGA
- the echA20 gene encoding (7aS)-7a-methyl-1,5-dioxo-2,3,5,6,7,7a-hexahydro-1H-indene-carboxyl-CoA hydrolase, which yields MPITTTRSDTGIVTVTVDYPPVNALPSAAWFELGDAITAAGSDPTTHVVVLRAEGRGFNAGVDIKEMQATDGFDALIGANRGCAAAFGAVYDCAVPVVVAVNGFCVGGGIGLVGNADVIVASDDAVFGLPEVDRGALGAATHLARLVPQHMMRTLYFTAKNVTAQQLEHFGSVYRVVPREELLDAALEIAEAIAAKDTRVIRAAKEAINNIDPVDVKASYRLEQGYTFELNLAGVADEHRDAFVSTGKPLAANSASDGGRA from the coding sequence GTGCCGATCACCACGACACGTTCCGATACCGGGATCGTGACGGTCACCGTCGACTACCCGCCGGTCAACGCGCTGCCATCGGCCGCGTGGTTCGAACTCGGCGACGCCATCACCGCCGCGGGATCGGACCCGACCACCCACGTGGTGGTGCTGCGTGCCGAGGGTCGCGGCTTCAACGCGGGCGTCGACATCAAGGAGATGCAGGCGACCGACGGATTCGACGCGTTGATCGGCGCCAACCGCGGATGCGCCGCCGCGTTCGGTGCGGTCTACGACTGCGCCGTACCCGTCGTCGTCGCCGTGAACGGGTTCTGCGTGGGCGGGGGCATCGGACTCGTCGGGAACGCCGACGTCATCGTGGCGTCCGACGACGCCGTCTTCGGTCTGCCCGAGGTCGACCGCGGAGCGCTCGGCGCGGCAACACATCTCGCGCGTCTCGTGCCACAGCACATGATGCGAACCCTCTACTTCACCGCCAAGAACGTCACCGCCCAGCAACTCGAGCACTTCGGGTCGGTGTATCGGGTCGTGCCCCGCGAGGAGCTGCTCGACGCCGCACTCGAGATCGCGGAGGCCATCGCCGCCAAGGACACCCGGGTGATCCGCGCCGCCAAGGAGGCGATCAACAACATCGATCCCGTCGACGTCAAGGCGAGTTACCGCCTCGAACAGGGATACACCTTCGAGCTGAACCTGGCCGGTGTCGCCGACGAACACCGCGATGCCTTCGTGTCGACCGGCAAGCCGCTCGCCGCGAATTCCGCTTCGGATGGAGGACGTGCCTGA
- a CDS encoding CoA transferase subunit A has translation MPTDKTSTFDDVIAELRDGMTIGIGGWGSRRKPMALVRALARSDVKDLTVVTYGGPDLGLLCAAGKVRRAYYGFVSLDSAPFYDPWFAKARTNGEIEVREMDEGMVKCGLEAAAARVPFLPIRAGLGSDVLNFWEGELKTVTSPYPDADGRTQTLVAMPALTLDAAFVHLDLADVHGNAAYTGVDPYFDDLYCAAAQRRYLEADQIVSTEVLVKTVPHQRLLLNRMAVDRVVQAPNGAHFTFAGEYGRDEKFQQFYVASAKEPETWEAFSRRFLDVDEQTYQREVAAWQDEQKETGQ, from the coding sequence ATGCCCACCGACAAGACAAGCACTTTCGACGACGTCATCGCCGAGCTGCGCGACGGCATGACCATCGGCATCGGCGGATGGGGTTCGCGCCGTAAGCCGATGGCGCTCGTGCGCGCACTCGCCCGGTCCGACGTCAAGGACCTCACCGTGGTCACCTACGGCGGACCCGACCTCGGATTGCTCTGCGCCGCAGGCAAGGTGCGCCGCGCGTATTACGGCTTCGTCTCACTCGACTCGGCCCCGTTCTACGATCCGTGGTTCGCCAAGGCGCGCACGAACGGCGAGATCGAGGTCCGCGAGATGGACGAGGGAATGGTGAAGTGCGGCCTGGAGGCAGCCGCCGCGCGCGTGCCGTTCCTGCCCATCCGCGCCGGCCTCGGCTCCGACGTCCTCAACTTCTGGGAAGGCGAGCTGAAGACCGTCACCTCGCCCTATCCCGACGCCGACGGCCGTACCCAGACGCTGGTGGCCATGCCGGCGCTGACGCTCGACGCCGCCTTCGTGCACCTGGATCTGGCCGACGTCCACGGCAACGCCGCCTACACCGGTGTCGACCCGTACTTCGACGATCTCTACTGCGCCGCGGCGCAACGTCGCTACCTCGAGGCCGATCAGATCGTCTCGACCGAGGTGCTCGTCAAGACCGTTCCGCATCAGCGTCTTCTGCTCAACCGCATGGCCGTCGACCGGGTTGTCCAAGCGCCCAACGGGGCCCACTTCACGTTCGCCGGGGAGTACGGGCGGGACGAGAAATTCCAGCAGTTCTACGTCGCGTCCGCGAAGGAACCCGAGACGTGGGAGGCGTTCTCGCGCCGATTCCTCGACGTCGACGAGCAGACGTACCAGCGAGAAGTGGCCGCGTGGCAGGACGAGCAGAAGGAGACCGGACAGTGA
- a CDS encoding CoA-transferase subunit beta, which yields MSTAETATTPGDFPAPEEPTRAEYCVISCADIFAGAGEIMASPMAPTPLLGARLARLTTEPDLLITDGEALILADTPPIGKTGPIEGWMPFRKVFDVVASGRRHVVMGANQIDRYGNQNLSAFGPLQHPTRQMFGVRGAPGNTINHPTSYWVPRHTARVFGESVDIVSGIGFDKVDPENPAFDDLNIHRVVTNLGVFDFGGPGHTMRALSLHPGVGADEVAENTGFEIAGLADAPATRRPTAEELGLIRDVLDPNGVRNKEVR from the coding sequence GTGAGCACCGCCGAAACCGCGACCACGCCCGGCGATTTCCCCGCGCCGGAGGAACCCACACGCGCCGAGTACTGCGTCATCTCGTGTGCCGACATCTTCGCCGGCGCCGGCGAGATCATGGCATCGCCGATGGCACCCACTCCCCTGCTCGGCGCCCGGCTGGCGCGCCTCACCACCGAACCCGACCTGCTGATCACCGATGGCGAGGCGCTGATCCTCGCCGACACCCCGCCGATCGGCAAGACCGGGCCGATCGAGGGCTGGATGCCCTTCCGGAAGGTCTTCGACGTCGTGGCGTCGGGCCGTCGTCATGTGGTGATGGGCGCCAACCAGATCGACCGGTACGGCAACCAGAATCTGTCGGCCTTCGGCCCGTTGCAACATCCCACCCGCCAGATGTTCGGTGTGCGCGGCGCGCCCGGGAACACCATCAACCACCCCACCAGCTACTGGGTGCCCCGCCACACGGCGCGCGTCTTCGGCGAGTCCGTCGACATCGTGTCGGGCATCGGCTTCGACAAGGTCGATCCGGAGAACCCAGCCTTCGACGACCTGAACATCCACCGCGTCGTCACCAATCTCGGCGTCTTCGACTTCGGCGGGCCGGGCCACACCATGCGCGCCCTGTCCCTGCATCCCGGGGTCGGTGCCGACGAGGTGGCCGAGAACACCGGCTTCGAGATCGCGGGTCTTGCCGACGCACCGGCAACGCGCCGGCCGACGGCGGAGGAGCTCGGCCTGATCCGGGACGTCCTCGACCCGAACGGCGTCCGCAACAAGGAGGTCCGATGA
- a CDS encoding NAD(P)H-dependent flavin oxidoreductase, whose product MSGPTAAQPSPARAAGLSTPFTRLVGIEYPIVQTGMGWVSGPSLTSATSNAGGLGILASATMTFAELETAIGKTKSLTDKPFGVNMRADATDAPARIDLLIREGVKVASFALAPKPELIAKLKDHGIVVIPSIGAAKHAVKVASWGADAVIVQGGEGGGHTGPVATTLLLPSVLDALAAKGIDMPVVAAGGFFDGRGLAAALAYGAQGVAMGTRFLLTSDSAVPDSVKQEYLARGLNDTVVSVKVDGMPHRVLRTPLVEALENGSPVKALVAAARNANEFRQMTGMRWTTMLKDGRTMKKSGERTWQQVIMAGNTPMLLKAGLVEGDTRAGVLASGQVVGMIEDLPSCDELIQSIMTQAHERLKGLGALG is encoded by the coding sequence ATGAGCGGCCCCACCGCCGCGCAGCCGAGCCCGGCACGCGCGGCGGGACTGTCGACCCCGTTCACCCGGCTCGTCGGGATCGAGTACCCGATCGTCCAGACCGGGATGGGCTGGGTGTCCGGCCCGTCGCTGACGTCGGCCACCTCGAACGCGGGCGGGCTGGGAATCCTGGCGTCGGCCACGATGACCTTCGCCGAACTCGAAACGGCCATCGGGAAGACGAAGTCGTTGACCGACAAGCCGTTCGGCGTGAACATGCGCGCCGACGCCACCGATGCCCCGGCTCGGATCGACCTGCTGATCCGCGAGGGCGTCAAGGTCGCATCCTTCGCGCTCGCACCCAAACCCGAACTCATCGCCAAACTCAAGGACCACGGCATCGTCGTGATCCCGTCGATCGGTGCTGCCAAACACGCCGTCAAGGTCGCATCCTGGGGTGCCGACGCGGTGATCGTGCAGGGCGGCGAGGGCGGCGGCCACACCGGGCCCGTCGCCACCACGTTGCTGCTGCCATCGGTGCTGGATGCGTTGGCCGCCAAGGGTATCGACATGCCGGTGGTGGCCGCGGGCGGGTTCTTCGACGGTCGCGGACTCGCCGCCGCGCTCGCCTACGGCGCTCAAGGCGTCGCCATGGGCACCCGGTTCCTGCTGACGTCGGACAGCGCGGTGCCCGACTCGGTCAAGCAGGAGTACCTCGCACGTGGTCTCAACGACACCGTCGTCTCGGTGAAGGTCGACGGCATGCCGCACCGGGTGTTGCGTACACCGTTGGTGGAGGCGCTGGAGAACGGGAGCCCGGTCAAGGCACTCGTCGCCGCGGCCCGAAACGCCAACGAGTTCAGGCAGATGACCGGGATGCGCTGGACGACGATGCTCAAAGACGGACGCACGATGAAGAAGTCGGGCGAACGCACGTGGCAGCAGGTGATCATGGCCGGCAACACCCCCATGTTGCTCAAGGCCGGCCTCGTCGAGGGCGACACCCGCGCCGGGGTGCTCGCCTCCGGCCAGGTGGTCGGGATGATCGAGGACCTGCCGAGCTGTGACGAGCTGATCCAGTCGATCATGACCCAGGCGCACGAACGGCTGAAGGGCCTCGGGGCGCTGGGTTAG
- a CDS encoding ABC transporter ATP-binding protein, which translates to MTNPDVLRLDSVDFVRQSRAILTDIDLTIRAGERWALIGPNGAGKSTILSLCGAQEHPTRGSVHVLGHQLGRVETRKLRESIGHVNPRHPLRSPLTIREVVLTGATGTTELMDRRQPTPETLARADELIETLGLSALASAPWTNLSQGERGRTLIARALLPDPRLLLLDEPSTGLDVAARERLLQTVDRLHRTHPDLATVLVTHHLEELPETTTHAVLVTGGRVLAAGPVHDVLTTALVTECFDHPIEITHRDGRWSARGARD; encoded by the coding sequence GTGACGAACCCCGATGTCCTCCGCCTTGATTCGGTCGACTTCGTGCGGCAGTCCCGCGCGATCCTCACCGACATCGACCTCACCATCCGGGCCGGCGAGCGGTGGGCGCTCATCGGTCCGAACGGTGCGGGCAAGTCGACGATCCTGAGCCTCTGCGGCGCTCAGGAACATCCGACGCGCGGCAGCGTTCACGTCCTCGGACACCAGCTGGGGCGGGTCGAGACCCGGAAGCTCCGTGAGTCCATCGGCCACGTCAATCCCAGGCATCCGCTACGGTCGCCGCTGACGATCCGCGAGGTCGTGCTCACCGGCGCGACCGGAACCACCGAGCTGATGGATCGCAGGCAACCGACCCCGGAGACTCTCGCCCGAGCCGACGAGTTGATCGAGACGCTCGGCCTGAGCGCCCTCGCGTCGGCGCCGTGGACGAACCTGTCGCAGGGCGAACGCGGCCGGACCCTGATCGCCCGCGCGCTGCTCCCCGATCCCCGCCTCCTGCTGCTCGACGAGCCGTCGACCGGTCTCGACGTCGCCGCCCGCGAGCGACTCCTGCAGACCGTCGACCGACTCCACCGGACCCACCCCGACCTCGCGACGGTGCTCGTCACCCATCACCTCGAGGAACTGCCCGAGACGACGACGCACGCCGTCCTGGTGACCGGCGGCCGGGTCCTCGCCGCGGGCCCGGTCCACGACGTCCTGACCACCGCTCTGGTGACCGAGTGCTTCGACCACCCCATCGAGATCACCCACCGCGACGGGCGATGGTCGGCGCGAGGCGCCCGCGACTGA
- a CDS encoding ABC transporter ATP-binding protein: MIRGFYTILGSERARMVVFLSWVVVYGVAQGLAMLTLVPIVEHLLTGDLSAAANWLWPLAVLVVICAVSAYVQSLKGMTMALYAMRMLHHRLGDHMVTLPLGWFTRDRVGDVSQIAVKGTMFVGSTGAHYITPVVVNTVSSVVVVIGICFFDWRIGLLMVAGTLLLMYVGKLSSSFLAKSEGRKRAEAVKVNNRVLEFARCQAVLRAFGDSDSAHKPLADALGQQARVGKSMLWRSILGILLNGLSVQVVFSAVLALGAWLAVAGHIEPALLIAVFGLAARFFGPIGELAELGSTLRMSTDEINRITGVLDTDRMPAPDQPAEITEPGAVELDGVAFGYETGAQVLRDVSLRARPGTMTALVGPSGSGKSTIFRLIARFYDVDGGVVKVGGVDVREQETGALMGQLSQVFQDVYLFDDTLWENIKLGRPEATDDEIRAAAETAGVTSIVDRLPDGWHTVVGEGGSALSGGERQRVSIARALLKGAPIVLFDEATSALDPENETHVAESIRRLADQSTVLVIAHKLSTVIAADQIVVLDDQGGVDDIGTHDELLTRGGRYREFWDQRAAAAGWTLTPSA; the protein is encoded by the coding sequence ATGATCCGCGGTTTCTACACGATCCTGGGTTCCGAACGTGCACGCATGGTCGTCTTCCTGTCCTGGGTGGTCGTCTACGGCGTCGCGCAGGGGCTGGCGATGCTCACCCTGGTCCCGATCGTCGAGCATCTGCTGACCGGTGATCTGTCCGCCGCCGCGAACTGGTTGTGGCCGTTGGCCGTCCTCGTCGTCATCTGCGCGGTGAGCGCCTACGTGCAGTCACTCAAGGGCATGACGATGGCGCTCTACGCCATGCGCATGCTGCACCACCGGCTCGGCGATCACATGGTCACGCTGCCGCTCGGATGGTTCACCCGTGACCGGGTCGGCGACGTCTCCCAGATCGCGGTCAAGGGAACGATGTTCGTGGGCAGCACCGGTGCGCACTACATCACCCCGGTCGTGGTCAACACGGTCAGCTCCGTCGTGGTCGTCATCGGCATCTGCTTCTTCGACTGGCGCATCGGCCTTCTCATGGTCGCCGGCACGTTGCTCCTCATGTATGTCGGCAAGCTGTCGAGCTCGTTCCTCGCGAAATCCGAGGGACGCAAGCGCGCCGAGGCCGTCAAGGTCAACAACCGCGTCCTGGAATTCGCCCGCTGCCAGGCGGTGCTGCGAGCTTTCGGCGATTCGGACTCCGCGCACAAGCCACTCGCCGACGCCCTCGGACAGCAAGCACGCGTGGGCAAGTCGATGCTGTGGCGCTCGATCCTCGGCATCCTGCTGAACGGGTTGTCAGTGCAGGTCGTCTTCAGCGCCGTGCTCGCGCTCGGTGCGTGGCTGGCCGTGGCGGGACACATCGAGCCCGCCCTGCTGATCGCGGTCTTCGGTCTCGCGGCGCGCTTCTTCGGTCCCATCGGCGAACTCGCGGAACTGGGTTCGACGCTGCGCATGTCCACCGACGAGATCAACCGCATCACCGGCGTGCTCGACACCGACCGGATGCCCGCGCCCGATCAACCGGCGGAGATCACCGAACCGGGTGCCGTCGAACTCGACGGTGTCGCATTCGGATACGAGACCGGTGCGCAGGTCCTGCGCGACGTGTCGCTGCGGGCGCGCCCGGGCACGATGACCGCTCTCGTCGGCCCGTCGGGCTCGGGTAAGTCGACGATCTTCCGCCTCATCGCCCGGTTCTACGACGTCGACGGCGGCGTCGTGAAGGTCGGCGGCGTCGACGTGCGCGAGCAGGAGACCGGTGCACTCATGGGCCAGCTCTCCCAGGTGTTCCAGGACGTCTACCTCTTCGACGACACGCTGTGGGAGAACATCAAACTCGGCCGCCCCGAGGCGACCGACGACGAGATCCGCGCGGCCGCCGAGACCGCCGGGGTCACCTCGATCGTCGACCGGTTGCCCGACGGCTGGCACACGGTGGTCGGCGAGGGCGGTTCGGCCCTGTCCGGCGGTGAGCGGCAACGTGTCTCGATCGCCCGTGCTCTGCTGAAGGGCGCGCCGATCGTGCTCTTCGACGAGGCGACCAGCGCTCTCGATCCCGAGAATGAGACCCACGTCGCCGAATCCATCCGCAGGCTCGCCGACCAGAGCACGGTGCTCGTCATCGCACACAAGCTGTCGACCGTGATCGCCGCCGACCAGATCGTCGTGCTCGACGACCAGGGTGGCGTCGACGACATCGGCACCCACGACGAACTGCTCACCCGCGGTGGGCGTTACCGGGAGTTCTGGGACCAGCGCGCCGCCGCTGCCGGATGGACGCTGACGCCGTCGGCGTAG
- a CDS encoding ABC transporter ATP-binding protein has translation MTIGGTDVSAPAAVSDVDAEPDDPKAARAQARSESKAKAAALADVLAPVKTRTMLAQFVQIFASAATVVPFIGIVELGRILLEPGPIDSGRVWLVVWLVVAGLGARAAFSFLALAITHFADLDLQAQLRIRIADKLGRLPLGWFSRTSSGAVRKSVQNDVADLHYLVAHATVEATAAMLSPIFALIYCFYLDWRLGLLAVATVPLYALTYSYMARDLTTEMEKMDKGVARISATIVEFISGVAVVKTFGQTGKAHRRFVDAADEFNDDFAGYMGPMLRVQAVTTVLISAPLILLVNLGVGYWLVDNGWVQPIELVGSTLIAMVLPTALLTVSTAVHTRQQASAAALRIAALLAEPELVVPENPQVPAGHDVRIENVHFTYPPRLGVPSGVKALDDVSVELAEGTVTALVGPSGSGKSTLATLLPRFGDPDSGAVRIGGVDVRDIAPSELYRHVGFVLQDVQLLTMSVRDNIRLGRPDASDEQVHDAARAAQIHERILELPDGYDTVVGDGAHFSGGEAQRVSIARALLADTPILVLDEATAFADPESEAQIQQAIGALMTGRTVLVIAHRLGSITHADNIVVLDRGRVVEQGRQDELVARGGLYASMWAAYEAGTTRQDEEIARGAVANSEVAR, from the coding sequence ATGACAATTGGCGGAACCGATGTGTCCGCGCCGGCAGCAGTCTCCGACGTCGACGCCGAACCCGACGATCCGAAAGCCGCGCGCGCCCAGGCCAGATCCGAGTCCAAGGCGAAAGCCGCCGCGCTCGCCGACGTCCTGGCCCCGGTGAAGACGCGCACGATGCTCGCCCAGTTCGTGCAGATCTTCGCCTCCGCCGCAACGGTGGTGCCGTTCATCGGGATCGTCGAACTCGGGCGCATCCTGCTCGAGCCGGGACCGATCGACTCGGGACGCGTGTGGCTGGTCGTGTGGCTGGTCGTCGCCGGTCTCGGTGCTCGCGCCGCCTTCAGTTTCCTCGCACTGGCGATCACCCACTTCGCCGATCTCGATCTACAGGCGCAACTCCGAATCCGCATCGCGGACAAGCTCGGTCGGTTGCCGCTGGGCTGGTTCAGCCGCACCAGCTCCGGTGCCGTCCGCAAGTCCGTGCAGAACGACGTCGCCGACCTGCACTACCTCGTCGCGCACGCGACGGTCGAGGCGACGGCGGCGATGCTCTCGCCGATCTTCGCGTTGATCTACTGCTTCTACCTGGATTGGCGTCTCGGACTCCTCGCCGTCGCCACGGTGCCGCTGTACGCGTTGACCTACTCCTACATGGCCCGTGACCTCACGACCGAGATGGAGAAGATGGACAAGGGTGTGGCGCGGATCAGTGCGACCATCGTCGAGTTCATCTCGGGTGTCGCCGTCGTGAAGACGTTCGGCCAGACCGGTAAGGCGCACCGGCGGTTCGTCGACGCCGCCGACGAGTTCAACGACGACTTCGCCGGTTACATGGGTCCGATGCTGCGCGTCCAGGCGGTCACCACCGTCCTGATCAGCGCGCCGCTGATCCTGCTGGTCAACCTCGGGGTCGGGTACTGGCTCGTCGACAACGGCTGGGTGCAGCCCATCGAACTCGTCGGCTCGACGCTGATCGCGATGGTGCTGCCGACCGCGCTGCTCACCGTGTCCACCGCGGTGCACACCCGTCAGCAGGCCTCGGCCGCGGCGCTGCGCATCGCCGCGCTGCTCGCCGAACCGGAGCTGGTCGTCCCGGAGAATCCACAGGTGCCTGCCGGTCACGACGTGCGTATCGAGAACGTGCACTTCACCTACCCGCCCCGTCTCGGGGTGCCGTCCGGGGTGAAGGCGCTCGACGACGTCAGCGTGGAGCTGGCCGAGGGCACCGTGACCGCGCTCGTCGGGCCGTCGGGAAGCGGGAAGTCGACGCTCGCGACGCTGCTCCCGCGTTTCGGTGATCCCGACTCCGGTGCGGTGCGTATCGGCGGGGTCGACGTGCGCGACATCGCACCCTCCGAGCTCTACCGCCACGTCGGTTTCGTGCTGCAGGACGTGCAGCTGCTGACGATGTCGGTGCGTGACAACATTCGCCTCGGCCGTCCGGACGCGAGCGACGAGCAGGTCCACGACGCCGCCCGGGCCGCGCAGATCCACGAGCGCATCCTGGAGCTGCCCGACGGCTACGACACCGTGGTGGGCGATGGTGCCCACTTCTCCGGCGGTGAGGCACAACGTGTCTCGATCGCGCGGGCACTGCTCGCCGACACGCCGATCCTCGTCCTCGACGAGGCCACCGCCTTCGCCGACCCCGAGTCCGAGGCGCAGATCCAGCAGGCCATCGGCGCGCTGATGACCGGGCGGACCGTACTCGTCATCGCCCACCGTCTCGGCTCGATCACGCACGCGGACAACATCGTCGTCCTCGACCGGGGCCGGGTCGTCGAACAGGGCCGCCAGGACGAACTGGTCGCCCGCGGCGGGCTGTACGCGTCGATGTGGGCCGCCTACGAGGCCGGGACCACCAGACAGGACGAGGAGATCGCGCGCGGCGCGGTCGCGAACAGCGAGGTGGCACGATGA